The Candidatus Vicinibacter proximus sequence CAAGGTCTACATCGTAACCATGCATTTCAAGATAAGACTTAAGAACATCACCGAAATTACGGTCATCTTCAACCAATAGAATTTTTGTATTCGGTTTGTTTTCGGTATTTGCTGCAATCATAAAGTGAGAATTATACTCAGTTACTAACGTTTAAAATTGAAAAATATATACTGTCCCATTAAAAATTTGGATTAATTGGGAAAATAAAGTGTAAAAGTAGATCCCTTACCGGGTTCGGAGCTTACCTCAATAGTGCCATTGTGGGCTTGCACCATGGCTTTAACATAGCTTAAGCCAAGTCCAAAACCCTTTACATCATGTAAATTGCCTGTAGGTACCCGATAGAATTTTTCAAAGATCATTTTTTGTGCATCTTTGGTCATTCCTATTCCGGTATCTATTACTTTGATTTGAATTCCTTTCTTCGCATTTTCGGTAATAATCCGGATAGATGGGGATTCCATGGAATATTTGTTGGCATTGTCCAGCAGATTGTAGATTATGTTGGTCATGTGCGTTTGATCTGCTCTCAGAATGGCATTAGAAGCGCCCAGTTCTTCATGTATCTGTCCGTTCTTTTGGTTCACCTGCAAACTGATGTTCCTGACCGCTTCCCGAATAATTTCATGAATGTCCAATGACTTGAGGTTAAGTTGGAAATCATGCTTATCGAGCAATGCCATTTGCAAAACTTTTTCCACCTGGCTTAACATTCTGCGGTTCTCTTGCTTGATGATATCCATGAACCTCCTGATCTTGTCCGGAGACTGGATGATCATTGGAGAAAGAATAGAATCTGAAGCCAGGGATATAGTAGCTATTGGTGTTTTAAATTCATGGGTCATGTTGTTGACAAAATCATTTTTGATTTCGGATAATTTTTTCTGTCGAAAAATCACATAAATCACATAAATAAAACAACCCAAAATCAAACCCGTAAGCAACAAGGATAAGAAAACTATTGGCAAAACGGATTTCCACAACCATGACTGCTTGGTTGGAAAAACCACTTTTAAAATACCGGGGGAACCGCTTGCTGTAGAAAACAAAGCCACCCTGTAGGAAGTTTCTGTCAATACTTTATCATCCTCAATGTCCGAGCGGGAAGCATTTGTATTAGTTGCCAGATCTACCACATAATTTTCATTCAAAATGACTAAACTCTTATGAGCATTGTCATAGACACCAAAGGAATATTTTAAATTGAGATTGAGTTCGTCGAATTCGTGTTTTAGTAAGGCTGAGAGTTTTTGGGGATTGATGCGTTGCTCCAAACCAGCGGGATGTATCCGCAACTCACGATCTATCATTTCCACAATCTCTTTCTTCTTATCCCAGCTGTATTCAGGATCCAGTGTACTGAAACTACTGGAGTCCATGATTGCTGAAATTTGATTGCTCATCAGCAAGGTGGCATATTCCAAAAGACGTTTTTGATCTTCCAATGGCCTGTTCCCTTCTTGTATCCATTTTTCAATTTGCGAAAGCTCCCAATTTTCCTTTTCCTTTTCCAGTTTGTCGGCAACTCTTTTTAAAGCTGTGATGATGTGGTCATCAAATTGTTTTTCATTGAGCTTAACCGACCAGTTGATCCAATAAAACTGCAGAATGACGGTACCCAGAAGGGCAACACCCATCAATCCAATAACCAGCCAAATTGCTTTTTTATTCATTCTAGCAAAGATGGGACAACCGAAAGATATTTTGGTTCAAACAATTCCAGATTAAAATTCTTTAACCAAGGTTTAACCAATCCTTTCTGATGAAAATTGGTGCATCAATTTACCTGTAAAAATTACCTGGCGTACCAGGTCCTGAGTACCTCTTCCGCTTTTTTTCCCTGAGGTGTATAGTCCTTTTCAGGATAACCCTCATGGCCTTCACCATCCGGAAACCATTTCCAGACAAAACCTCCTGCCCAAAAATCTTTATCCCACCAACTACTGAATAATGCATGATACGCCACTGCCTGTGCCTCCTCATTTAGGGATAAGGTTCTTATATTTTTTTCCAGTTCCCAGGTCTTGCCTGCACATCCACTGACAGTCAGATATCCATATTCCGTAAATAATATTTGTTTGTGGTGCTTGTCGGCAAATTGCGCCAAACTTTCCAGATAAGGCGCCCAGGCTGATTTTAGTGTGGCAGTGTCCGGTTCAGATTCGTTGCTTAATGGAAAGTAGGCACTGATCCCAATATAATCCAATTCATCCCAAAATGGCACCTGAGCATAATCATCCCAATTGGCAGAATAACAAATCTTCCCTTTATATATCTTCTTCACCTGAGCAACCAAATCAAACCAGAATGCAGGTCTCTTCTGTGCAGATAGATTAAATTCAGTACCAATACAAAATAATTCAACCTTAAGTTCTTCTGCAAGCGATGCCATTCTGAGCAGGTAACCGGAGTACTGAGATTCCCACTGCTCCCAATCTAATGGATTCGCAAAATCCAAAGATCCTGTCCAACCTTTATGGATATAAACCTGGGGTTTAAGCATTACCTTAAGTTTGTTTTCTTTTGCAATCACTATGGTTTTTCTGGCACCTTGCTCTGTCTCCCCCCACCATTGCCAGCTGTTGTCGCCATATTTAACTTCGGGTTTGTTTAAGGGAGTGTAGGCATAAGGAATCACGGCAATCCATTCTGCGTTAACGCTCCTTATGCTGTGTGCAGGATTTTCTTTAAATGGTTTCGGTGGAGCAACTAAAGATATTCCCTTGATTCTTGGATATACCGAAGAAACCCGGTTATCCCGAATTTCATGATTCAACTTTGCGCTATCTTGTACAGTAGAGTTCCAAAATAGAATTGCCACAGCACAAATAAACAGTATTGAAAAAAATATTTTAAGAAACATCTAAGTTGACTTACCAAGCTCTAAATTAAGAAATTTTTCCATTTCATAAATTACATTGGTTTATTATGATGTCTTGGCTATAAATTATTGAAAACTTAATGCACAATGGTAAGCGTTAAAATAATTTCTAGCACTGTGAAAGAGAAATATCTCCATTTTCTGATTTAAAATGAAAAATTGTAACCATTCTTCCCATTATGCCGCATTAAATTATATTCAGGGATTTCGCACAACAATAATTAATCTGTCCATTTTTAAGAAACAATTTCCTTTAACAGGCACTCCATCTAAATATAAAAAGTTAATCCAGCCTAATTTCAAAAAGGCTCAACCATCTTTTACCTGTAACATAAATATTTCCGGTTTGTGGATTAAAAGCAATTCCATTCAGTACATCTGCATCAGGATGAGCTGCCTGTGCTTTTTGGTCAAAGCGGATAAATTTAATTTACCGTTTACAGTACCGGAAACAGGATCAATTCTATATACCAGATCGCTGTTCCATTTATTTGCAAATACATTGCCGTCAATATATTCCAATTCATTAAGATGGTAAATGTTCGCATTCTTTTCCTTGATGAATAATTCCTTGATCAATTGGAATTTGTCCGGATCATAAAAACTCAATTTATTGGTTCCGTCGCTGACGATCAAATTTTGACCATCTGTACAAATGCCCCAGCCTTCAGTAGCAATGGTAAAGGTATGCAACAAATTAAATGTGGATTTGTCGTAAACAAAAACTTTTTTGTTTTGCCAGGTCAATTGAAAAATTTTATCTTTCAAAATACAAATTCCTTCACCAAAATATTCTGGTGCAAGACTAATGGATTTAATGACCTTTCCTGAACTTAACTCTACGCTTAGCAATTTTGACTTTCCCTCAAGTCCGGTTCCTTCATATAACTGACCATTCTCCCATGCAAGTCCTTGCGTAAAGCTATTCCCATCATGAGGATACTCATTCAACACAGAATATTTTAATACTTCTACTCTTTTATCGCTTTTGCAGGAAAATAGATCAATGACAATAAAAATGAACAGTAAGTAAAGAATATATTTATTCATAAGTAATTTTTATGGAAAAACATTTTATTGTTGAAAATAATGATTGTTTCGAAGGCAAAAATAAACAAGCTTTGGGGAATGGTACACTTTAAAAATAAGATATCCTTGAAACATAGAATTCCAACCAAATAATTAGAATATCAGGTGATACCTACTTCTTTGCGGATTACTTTTTGTGGATTCAACAAGATAAGTCTATTTTTGTGCTCAAATCCAACAATTGTCAACAGGACGCACAGTTTCCTTTCATACCCTGGGCTGCAAACTCAATTTTGCAGAAACATCCGGTATTAGCCAACAATTCCGTAAGGCGGGGTATGAGGAAGTAGCATTTGAAGAAGCGGCTGACATTTACATCCTCAATACCTGTTCAGTTACTGATCAGGCAGATAAAAAATGTCGTAAAGCTGTTCGTTCTGCTTTAAGAAAAAATTCCACCGCAAAGGTATTGGTCATTGGTTGTTATGCCCAACTAAAACCGGCAGAAATAGCCAATATTCCGGGCGTCAGTATGGTTTTGGGTGCTGCTGAAAAATTTAATATCCTGGAGCATTTACAACACCTGGAACCGATGAATCCTCTTGGTCAAATTTACGCAGGAGATATCCGGGATGTTAACCAATTTATGCCATCCTATTCTATTGAAGATCGCACCAGAACTTTTCTGAAAGTCCAGGATGGATGTGATTACAAATGTAGCTTTTGTACCATTCCTTTGGCACGGGGAAGATCACGTTCCGGTGAAGTGGACAGCATTGTTGCCATGGCCCGTGAAATTGGAAAAAAGGGAGTTAAAGAGATCGTATTAACTGGGGTAAATCTTGGAGACTTTGGAAATGGAACGGAGGTGATTGAAGGTCAGCGACCAAAAAAAGAAGCCTTGTTTATCGATCTGATAAAAGCGCTGGACGAGTTGGATGAAATAGACAGATTCAGGATATCCTCCATTGAGCCAAATTTGTGCACCAAAGAAGTTATTGATTTTGTTGCTGCATCGAAAAGATTTATGCCGCATTTTCACATGCCTTTGCAATCTGGTGACAACGAGATATTGAGTCTGATGAAACGCAGATATCGCAGAGAATTATACGCAGAGCGGGTGGAATACATTAAACAAGTTATGCCACATGCATGTATTGGTGTGGATGTAATTGTTGGTTTTCCCGGTGAAACCAATGATCATTTTCAAAACAGCTTTGATTTTATCCACGGTATTGATGTAAGTTATCTTCATGTTTTCACTTATTCAGAAAGACCCAACACAATAGCCAATGAGATGGAAGGAAAGATTGATCCATCCATAAGACATCAGCGCAGTCAGCAATTAAGAAATCTGTCCATCAAGAAAAAAAATAATTTTTATCATCAATTTTTAAATACCCGACAAACAGTTTTACTGGAGCAAAAACAAGTTGAGCAAATGGAAGGACTTTCCGGATTTACGGACAATTATCTTAGGGTAAATTTGCCGGATGCATCTATTGATATGATCAACACTTTGCAGGAAATTATTATAGAAGGATTTGATGTTACTGGTGATCTATTAGGTAAGCTTGTTACTTGTCCTGCAAGATTAATGGTTTGATACAATAAAAAAAGACTTCCTGTGTTTAACCAGAAAGTCTTGATCATTTAAAAGATAGGTAGTACTAGAATTTATATTGTAATCCAAGTTGTGCGCTCAATGCATTTCTTGAAGTTCTGATGTCCAGGATTGGCTCATTGGTTAGATCGGTGAATCCCTTCAAATATTGAGTCCCTAAGGACATTCCCAAAGATTCATTCAGTTTCCATTTTATCCCAGCACCTATTACACCGCCCCATTCAAATTGTCTGAAATTTGAATTTCGCATATTGATGTCATAAGTACCCAAATTGAAGTCTACCAATAAACTTGCACGGGTCCGAATGTCCCCATCCACAGCAAGACTCATCTGCGGACCTGCTTCTATATAACCTTGCACTGCACCTTTCCCAAAATTACATTGATCAAGAACCGGCATTTCTATAAAATGTAATTGTGTAATTGCCTTAAGATTTGCCGGAATGTCTACATCAAAAATTTCAAAACCCAAAGATTGACTTGCGATAAAACCGGTTTTGTGGTAATACAATCCGGATTTTATGCTAAAAGCGTCTATCGGTGCAAAACTGGCAGAAACACCTGCTTTAATTCCCAAAAAGGGATCTGGGTCATTGATCAAACTACCGGTGCCTTTTATGCTCATATTACTTACTGATGGTCCAACTTCTATCCCCATTTGAAATTGAGCAAACAAACTTTGCATAAAAAAAAGCAAAAGCCAACATAGAGAAAATCTTCTTTTTCATTTTTTGAATTTATTACTTTGACGAAAATTCTCCGCTTTGGATTAATAATGTAGCGTTAAAATAATATTAGGAAAGTGTTAAAAAAATTAGAGAAATAGATTCAGTAGTCTCTTAACCAAGGTTAAATGAAAATTTAATAAGCTATTTTTGGAATTATGGAAAGCAAAGATTATAATCCAATCCTGGATGATTCAACTTAACTTTTTTTAATCCTAAGAAACAAAATAAAAAACCCGGCAGAAAATTCCACTGGGTTAAATTGCTTTCACTTTAGTTACTATCCTGTAAAAGTTATCTGGAAACAGTAAATCTCTTATTAATCAATCCATTATTGGTTTTGATTTGAAGATTATATTGACCAGGAGTGAGTACAGATGTATTTATTAATTCACTGTACTTGCCTGCTTTTATATAATTTCCTCCGAATGGATTTACCAGAACACTCTTACCATGGTTGTCAAATACCCTTGACTCCAGCAATCCATTTTCTGATAATCCTATTTCTACTTTCAATAAGTCGTCTACCGGATTTGGATAGATCTCTATACTCAAATCTTTTCCTCGCTGAACTCGGATAGATATCACTTTGCTATAGTTGTATTTTCCATCTCTGTCCACTTGCTTGATTCTGTAATAATACAATCCGGATTGGTTTACATTCAAATCATCCATTTCATAATCATGCCTGGATGCTCCCGTCTCAATCGATGCGTCTACCTGACCAATTGCTTTAAACTCTGTTTCACTTTCATGTCGCCTTTCTACCTCAAAGTGGCCATTGTTGATTTCCACTCCGGTTGCCCAATCAAGCTCAGTAAATTCTCCATTGTAATTTGCCTCAAAACTTAGCCACTCCAATGGCAGAACCTGATACACCAATCCCGCATCTATGGTAGGAAATGCATCTCCTGTTTGAACCCTGTACACTCTTGTTGTTCCATATCCGTTGGTTCCATCCACATCATTGTCCACATTATCAGATCCTGTATGTGGTATGGTAAACCCAAAACTTACCGGCGCGGTAAATTTCACATAATAGTCTCCCTGTGCAACACCATCCAACATGTAGGTCCCATCAAATCCAGATGTAGCCTCACTTACCATCACCCCGCCAGGTGTATACGCAGCAACCTTTACGCCCTGAACAGGTTCTTCATTTCCATCCTGTATTCCATTAAAGTTGCGATCCAACCATACTCGGTCTCCTAAGGTCGCTTTATCCTGAAAGCCTGCTCCTACATTCAAGATCATATCACCACTCAATACTGTAAATTTCCTGGTCGTATTCACACCAAATTCATGGCTGATGTCGCTGTCTTTATCTGTATTGCCTCCTTTAAATGGCTCTGATGCTGCTAAATGTCCTGGTCTTTCAAATTTAACATGATACATCCCAGGTTTTATGCATGCGAATTTATAATATCCGTCATCCGATGGTGTCGATGGATTAAACGATGTAGTCACAGTCTCGATTACACTCCCATTCATCGCATCAATCAACTGAACTTTAAGCCCATTTAAACCATTCTCCTGAATATCGAATACACCATTTTTGTTAACGTCAAAGAAAGTACGTCCACTAATCATTGCACAATTGTATAATCCAAGATCCCAAGTCCTGTCTATTTCTCCAGGACTGATATATGTTGTAGCGTTTGTTCTCAATCCGTTGCTGTTATCCACGTCACTATCCCTGACATCATTGCCAACATTGGCTTGGCTTATGTTCCATCCTGAAGGTGGGTCATATTGGGCATAATAACTTTTTGGCAACAACTTATCGAATAAATAAATACCGTTGACATCCGTAGTGGTGGTTCGGGAAGGAAGATTAGTTGAAGCATCAAACAAGGTAACTTTAACCCCATAAACTCCATTCTCTCCTATATCTTGAATTCCATTTCCATTCTTATCGTGCCAAACGAAATCACCATAAGTCGAAAGATTTACTAATCCGGCGTCGTAGTTATCTACCATATCAAATAGATTCAGGGTAACGCAAGGGCCTTTTCCTCCTGGATTTACATCACTATCTATTTGGTCATCCATACCCACATTCTGAGTAGTAAATCCATAGTCTGGTAGGTAAATTCCCGGTTTAAAAACTACATAATAATCCACGGGAGATGGAATGAAATCAAATAAATAATTACCTAAGTTATCGGTAGTATCCTTTCTAACCAATGTACCATCACATTTGTACAACCACGTTTCTATGCCAATTAACCCAGGCTCTCCAGGTTCTTGAATTCCATTCCCATTCAAATCATTCCAGGCTTGTCCGCTTAATTGGCTTGCAGGAATTTTGATTAAGGTAGGATCATCTACTGTTCCCATATCGCCCGGCTCTTCCGGATTTATTCCTCCCTGACTTGGATCATTTGTACTGTTACCACCGGTGTCAGAATCATCCCTGGTATCTTCAGGATCATCATCAGGAACTCCAATAGGATCGTCATTGAAAGGCTTATCACCAAAAACCGTTGCTTGATTAATGTATTTGTACTTGTTGGGTCTGAATAAAATACTTAAGCCTACTTTCATGTTTTCTCCCACAACTAAAGTACCACCTAAACCAGTATTGAAAATATTTTGATTTGTCATTCCATCAAATGCATAATTCAATGTCAATGGGTTTATAGAATTAGAAATAATTGCAAAATTACTTATGGTATATTGACCAGGAATTGATGGAGATAGATTCACATAATTCCCAAATTCCGAAGTAATATTATCTGTGAGTTGAATGTCTCCTAGAGTGACATTGCCAATATTCAAAATGTTCAATTCAAATTTTGCCGTAAATGTTCCGTCCAAATTGTTCACTGCAGAAATCAGCTTTTTTGATAATCCAATCTTTGGGTATTGTGGCAGATTCACAGTTTCATCATCACTGTCGGTTATCGTAATGTCTTGCGGATCTTTTCCATTTACGGTTGCGGTATTTAATCGCACACCGGCATCTACATCACTTTGTAACAAGGTGTATGTTCCGGTGAATGTTGTGTTAACCATTTGTCCGGGTGCAAGCGTAATAGGTCCTCCACTTACAGCAAACAATGGATCTGTTACCAAAATATTTGTCAAGGTAACATTTCCTGTATTCGTTACTTTAAATGTATAGCTTAATGTCTCTCCTGCATCTGCATTGCCATCTGCATTGACATCATTCCACACACCGGTTTTTACAATATCTATGCTCGCAGATTTTGGCAGATTCACTGTTTCATCATCACTGTCGGTTATCGTAATGTCTTGCGGATCTTTTCCTTTTACAGTTGCCGTATTTAATCGAACACCGGCATCCACATCACTTTGTAACAAGGTGTATGTTCCGGTGAATGTTGTGTTGTCCATTTGTCCGGGAGCAAGCGTAATCGGTCCTCCACTAACAGCAAACAATGGATCTGTTACTACAATATTTGTCAAGGTAACATTCCCCGTATTCGTTACTTTAAATGTATAGCTTACCGTCTCTCCTGCATCTGCATTACCATCTGCATTGACATCATTCCACACACCGGTTTTTACAATATCTATGCTCGCAGATTTTGGTAAGGTTACAGTTTCATCATCACTATCGGTTATCGTAATGTCTTGCGGATCTTTTCCATTTACGGTTGCCGTATTTAATCGAACACCTGCATCCACATCACTTTGCAACAAGGTGTATGTTCCGGTGAATGTTGTGTTATCCATTTGTCCGGGTGCAAGCGTAATTGGTCCTCCACTTACAGTAAACAATGGATCTGTTACCACAATACTTGTCAAGGTAACATTTCCTGTATTCGTTACTTTAAATGTATAGCTTACTGTCTCTCCTGCATCTGCATTACCATCTGCATTTCCATCATTCCATACACCTGTTTTTAAAATATCTATGCTCGCTGATTTTGGCAGATTCACTGTTTCATCATCATTATCGGTTATCGTAATGTCTTGCGGATCTTTTCCATTTACAGTTGCCGTATTTAATCGAACACCGGCATCTACATCACTTTGTAACAAGGTGTATGTTCCGGTAAATGTTGTGTTGTCCATTTGTCCGGGTGTAAGCGTAATTGGTCCTCCACTTACAACAAACAATGGATCTGTTACTACAATATTTGTCAAGGTAACATTCCCCGTATTTGTTACTTTAAATGTATAGCTTACTGTCTCTCCTGCATCTGCATTGCCATCTGCATTTCCATCATTCCACACACCGGTTTTTACAATATCTATGCTCGCTGATTTTGGCAAGTTTACTGTTTCATCATCACTGTCGGTTATCGTAATGTCTTGCGGATCTTTTCCTCTTACGGTTGCCGTATTTAATCGAACACCTGCATCCACATCACTTTGTAACAAGGTGTATGTTCCGGTGAATGTTGTGTTAACCATTTGTCCGGGTGCAAGCGTAATAGGTCCTCCATTTACAGCAAACAATGGATCTGTTACCACAATATTTGTCAAGGTAACATTACCTGTATTCGTCACTTTAAATGTATAGCTTACTGTCTCTCCTGCATCTGCATTACCATCTGCATTGACATCATTCCACACACCGGTTTTTATAAGGTCTATACTCGCAGATTTGGGCAAGTTTACAGTTTCATCATCACTGTCGGTTATCGTAATGTCTTGCGGATCTTTTCCTTTTACAGTTGCCGTATTTAATCGAACACCTGCATCCACATCACTTTGTAACAAGGTGTATGTTCCGGTGAATGTTGTGTTGTCCATTTGTCCGGGAGCTAAACTAATAGGACCTCCACTTACAGCAAACAATGGATCTGTTACCAAAATATTTGTCAAGGTAACATTCCCCGTATTCGTTACTTTAAATGTATAGCTTACAGTCTCTCCTGCATCTGCATTACCATCTGCGTTCACATCATTC is a genomic window containing:
- a CDS encoding HAMP domain-containing histidine kinase — translated: MNKKAIWLVIGLMGVALLGTVILQFYWINWSVKLNEKQFDDHIITALKRVADKLEKEKENWELSQIEKWIQEGNRPLEDQKRLLEYATLLMSNQISAIMDSSSFSTLDPEYSWDKKKEIVEMIDRELRIHPAGLEQRINPQKLSALLKHEFDELNLNLKYSFGVYDNAHKSLVILNENYVVDLATNTNASRSDIEDDKVLTETSYRVALFSTASGSPGILKVVFPTKQSWLWKSVLPIVFLSLLLTGLILGCFIYVIYVIFRQKKLSEIKNDFVNNMTHEFKTPIATISLASDSILSPMIIQSPDKIRRFMDIIKQENRRMLSQVEKVLQMALLDKHDFQLNLKSLDIHEIIREAVRNISLQVNQKNGQIHEELGASNAILRADQTHMTNIIYNLLDNANKYSMESPSIRIITENAKKGIQIKVIDTGIGMTKDAQKMIFEKFYRVPTGNLHDVKGFGLGLSYVKAMVQAHNGTIEVSSEPGKGSTFTLYFPN
- a CDS encoding glutaminyl-peptide cyclotransferase; protein product: MKFIRFDQKAQAAHPDADVLNGIAFNPQTGNIYVTGKRWLSLFEIRLD
- a CDS encoding glutaminyl-peptide cyclotransferase, with the protein product MNKYILYLLFIFIVIDLFSCKSDKRVEVLKYSVLNEYPHDGNSFTQGLAWENGQLYEGTGLEGKSKLLSVELSSGKVIKSISLAPEYFGEGICILKDKIFQLTWQNKKVFVYDKSTFNLLHTFTIATEGWGICTDGQNLIVSDGTNKLSFYDPDKFQLIKELFIKEKNANIYHLNELEYIDGNVFANKWNSDLVYRIDPVSGTVNGKLNLSALTKKHRQLILMQMY
- the mtaB gene encoding tRNA (N(6)-L-threonylcarbamoyladenosine(37)-C(2))-methylthiotransferase MtaB, which encodes MSTGRTVSFHTLGCKLNFAETSGISQQFRKAGYEEVAFEEAADIYILNTCSVTDQADKKCRKAVRSALRKNSTAKVLVIGCYAQLKPAEIANIPGVSMVLGAAEKFNILEHLQHLEPMNPLGQIYAGDIRDVNQFMPSYSIEDRTRTFLKVQDGCDYKCSFCTIPLARGRSRSGEVDSIVAMAREIGKKGVKEIVLTGVNLGDFGNGTEVIEGQRPKKEALFIDLIKALDELDEIDRFRISSIEPNLCTKEVIDFVAASKRFMPHFHMPLQSGDNEILSLMKRRYRRELYAERVEYIKQVMPHACIGVDVIVGFPGETNDHFQNSFDFIHGIDVSYLHVFTYSERPNTIANEMEGKIDPSIRHQRSQQLRNLSIKKKNNFYHQFLNTRQTVLLEQKQVEQMEGLSGFTDNYLRVNLPDASIDMINTLQEIIIEGFDVTGDLLGKLVTCPARLMV
- a CDS encoding PorT family protein, producing the protein MQSLFAQFQMGIEVGPSVSNMSIKGTGSLINDPDPFLGIKAGVSASFAPIDAFSIKSGLYYHKTGFIASQSLGFEIFDVDIPANLKAITQLHFIEMPVLDQCNFGKGAVQGYIEAGPQMSLAVDGDIRTRASLLVDFNLGTYDINMRNSNFRQFEWGGVIGAGIKWKLNESLGMSLGTQYLKGFTDLTNEPILDIRTSRNALSAQLGLQYKF